Proteins encoded together in one Corallococcus soli window:
- a CDS encoding response regulator, which translates to MRSLILLVEDHVDSREMLEEFLTLEGFAVEVAGNGLHAWERLRRQPLPDVMLLDLMMPVMSGWELMERLQKEPRLKNLPVIVVSGAGATRPVPQGIRASIPKPLDLDDLMRALEPFRSQSELAAAY; encoded by the coding sequence ATGCGAAGCCTCATCCTGCTCGTGGAAGACCATGTCGACAGCCGGGAGATGCTGGAGGAGTTCCTCACGCTGGAGGGCTTCGCCGTGGAGGTCGCCGGCAATGGCCTCCACGCGTGGGAGCGCCTGCGGCGCCAGCCCCTGCCGGACGTGATGCTGCTGGACCTGATGATGCCGGTGATGAGCGGCTGGGAGCTGATGGAGCGACTCCAGAAGGAGCCGCGCCTGAAGAACCTGCCCGTCATCGTCGTGTCGGGCGCGGGGGCCACGCGGCCGGTCCCCCAGGGCATCCGGGCCTCCATCCCGAAGCCGCTGGACCTGGATGACCTGATGCGGGCGCTGGAGCCCTTTCGCTCGCAGTCCGAATTAGCCGCCGCCTACTAG
- a CDS encoding LysM peptidoglycan-binding domain-containing protein codes for MSYRIQSGDTLSALAKRYNTSVGDLMKANPDIKDKNLIYTGKSLNIPGSKDTFEPGTSGSGGTQASGGSSGSSGSGNVTAPAGGAGPASRGPGGSPFEIAQSHLGKNAGSLKMEGSGVGADMEDWVPNDVNCANFVSACLEQAGQIKDSQHSASVMTLQANLDKDPNFQRVDLKDAKPGDVVSMKVGSGQHVVMFAGWKDGKAQFIGSNNVNSDGSQRISMTSMNYPIMSVHHYKG; via the coding sequence ATGAGCTACCGCATCCAGTCTGGCGACACCCTTTCGGCCCTGGCCAAGCGCTACAACACCAGCGTTGGCGACCTGATGAAGGCCAACCCGGACATCAAGGACAAGAACCTCATCTACACGGGCAAGAGCCTGAACATCCCCGGCTCCAAGGACACCTTCGAGCCCGGCACCTCCGGCAGCGGCGGCACCCAGGCTTCTGGTGGCTCCAGCGGCTCCAGCGGCTCGGGCAACGTGACGGCGCCCGCGGGCGGCGCGGGCCCGGCCTCTCGCGGCCCCGGTGGCAGCCCGTTCGAGATTGCCCAGTCGCACCTGGGCAAGAACGCCGGCTCGCTGAAGATGGAAGGCAGCGGCGTGGGCGCGGACATGGAGGACTGGGTCCCCAACGACGTGAACTGCGCCAACTTCGTCTCCGCGTGCCTGGAGCAGGCGGGGCAGATCAAGGACAGCCAGCACAGCGCCTCCGTGATGACCCTCCAGGCGAACCTGGACAAGGATCCGAACTTCCAGCGCGTGGACCTGAAGGACGCGAAGCCGGGCGACGTCGTCTCCATGAAGGTGGGCAGCGGCCAGCATGTCGTGATGTTCGCGGGCTGGAAGGACGGCAAGGCCCAGTTCATCGGCTCCAACAACGTGAACTCGGATGGCTCTCAGCGCATCAGCATGACGTCCATGAACTACCCCATCATGTCCGTGCACCACTACAAGGGCTGA
- a CDS encoding ornithine cyclodeaminase family domain, whose amino-acid sequence MTTIAHPDFTAARFGDFPDARFQPAPADGVLPEGFFTTTNLPTYVRVDGRWRMPREPRMDGALVLDAQGELWVREGRRVKAGERVVVGLAEDGRDGVFVNMAYLAEGGDGEFKFMTSEVSREKPIDYAHMARLLVEERERGGYPIWVTGPALVHSRARADMTWFVTNGFVGALLAGNAVAVHDIEASIFGTTLGMSGAGEATSGGHGLHMRAINRVRQAGSIAKAVEAGIITNGIMHACVVNKVPFVLTGSIRDDGPLPDVVTDNLAAQDAMRRHAVKATMAVLIATALHAIATGNMLPAFVVEQDGALRELPTICVDSSEFVVSKLKDRGTHQAFGVVTNAQDFMHILRLYVERELAARALPPKPV is encoded by the coding sequence GTGACGACCATTGCTCATCCCGACTTCACGGCGGCGCGGTTTGGCGACTTCCCGGACGCGCGCTTCCAGCCGGCGCCCGCGGACGGCGTCCTGCCCGAGGGCTTCTTCACCACGACGAACCTGCCCACCTACGTGCGGGTGGACGGCCGGTGGCGGATGCCGCGCGAGCCGCGCATGGACGGGGCGCTGGTGCTGGACGCGCAAGGGGAGCTGTGGGTGCGCGAGGGCCGGCGGGTGAAGGCGGGCGAGCGCGTGGTGGTGGGGCTGGCGGAGGACGGCCGCGACGGCGTGTTCGTGAACATGGCGTACCTGGCGGAGGGCGGGGACGGCGAGTTCAAGTTCATGACGAGCGAGGTGTCGCGTGAGAAGCCCATCGACTACGCGCACATGGCGCGGCTGTTGGTGGAGGAGCGCGAGCGGGGCGGCTATCCCATCTGGGTGACGGGGCCGGCGCTGGTGCACTCGCGGGCGCGCGCGGACATGACGTGGTTCGTGACGAACGGCTTCGTGGGGGCGCTGCTCGCGGGCAACGCGGTGGCGGTGCACGACATCGAAGCGTCCATCTTCGGCACCACGCTGGGGATGAGCGGCGCGGGCGAGGCGACGTCCGGCGGCCACGGGCTGCACATGCGGGCCATCAACCGGGTGCGGCAGGCGGGCTCCATCGCGAAGGCGGTGGAGGCGGGCATCATCACCAACGGCATCATGCATGCGTGCGTGGTGAACAAGGTGCCCTTCGTGCTGACGGGCTCCATCCGGGATGACGGCCCGTTGCCGGACGTGGTGACGGACAACCTGGCGGCGCAGGACGCGATGCGCCGGCACGCGGTGAAGGCGACGATGGCGGTGCTCATCGCCACGGCGCTGCACGCCATCGCGACGGGGAACATGCTGCCGGCGTTCGTGGTGGAGCAGGACGGGGCGCTGCGGGAGCTGCCCACCATCTGCGTGGACTCGTCCGAGTTCGTGGTGAGCAAGCTGAAGGACCGCGGCACGCATCAGGCGTTCGGCGTGGTGACCAACGCGCAGGACTTCATGCACATCCTGCGGCTGTACGTGGAGCGCGAGCTGGCGGCGCGAGCGCTGCCTCCGAAGCCGGTGTAG
- a CDS encoding sensor histidine kinase: protein MSHQPLADFLFQSRNVLQDAWIHEAPGSGDVFARVLDAVAARMANPGALVSDEFAREAAVLVRGPDGRPVVSGFRRLRRTVLRLWREQTGEDAAPDVAERFHQAVDAVEAAALEAYVQGRLTEARDAQAASGTQAGPEESGPRRWEDIFTHLGVGVGVMEAEDSTLVAANPALARMHGQPAEALKGLRLEELVAPESRGALPRHMAAASSKPSHEYEALHLRRDGSRFPAFVHVTSLRDATGRRVGRAATVLDITQRRQAETERQRLLATIEAERSRLSAVLDQLPAGVLIAEAPSGRLLLGNRALESLLGQPFRPASSLADYDAAHQMFGADSQLLPDDAWPMARALRTGETRTAEPFQVRRPDGTTAHLLGSSAPVRDSAGHIVAGVVTLVDVTERRRAEEAAREAALFGERFIAIVSHDLRNPLNAIQLSATKLLHGDALPERDRKAVSRIARSGERMARMISELLDFTRSRLGGGIPIERVPGDVRAVVRQAVDELEAAWPERTLTLQVGTGRFDGAWDADRLLQVVSNLGGNALQYSPPDSPVRFTLTDQGEGVSLEVQNSGTPIPPDVLPHLFNPFRRGGGGNTHGGLGLGLYIVEQVVKGHGGRIEVRSRAPEGTVFRVLLPRGANPPAP from the coding sequence GTGTCCCACCAGCCCCTGGCCGATTTCCTCTTCCAGTCCCGGAACGTCCTCCAGGACGCGTGGATCCACGAAGCCCCGGGCTCTGGGGACGTCTTCGCCCGCGTGCTGGACGCGGTGGCGGCCCGGATGGCGAACCCGGGGGCCCTGGTCTCCGACGAGTTCGCGCGCGAGGCGGCGGTGCTCGTGCGCGGCCCGGACGGACGTCCCGTGGTGTCGGGCTTCCGGCGGCTGCGGCGCACGGTGCTGCGGCTGTGGCGTGAACAGACCGGCGAGGACGCGGCGCCGGACGTGGCGGAGCGCTTCCACCAGGCCGTGGACGCGGTGGAGGCCGCGGCGCTGGAGGCGTACGTCCAGGGGCGCCTGACCGAGGCGCGGGACGCGCAGGCCGCGTCCGGGACGCAGGCCGGTCCGGAGGAGTCCGGGCCGCGCCGCTGGGAGGACATCTTCACGCACCTGGGCGTGGGCGTGGGCGTGATGGAGGCGGAGGACAGCACGCTCGTGGCGGCGAACCCCGCGCTCGCGCGCATGCACGGCCAGCCCGCCGAGGCGCTCAAGGGCCTGCGGCTGGAGGAGCTGGTGGCGCCCGAGTCCCGGGGGGCGCTGCCCCGGCACATGGCGGCCGCCAGCTCCAAGCCGTCGCACGAATACGAAGCGCTGCACCTGCGCCGCGACGGCAGCCGCTTCCCCGCCTTCGTGCACGTCACGTCCCTGCGCGACGCCACCGGCCGCCGCGTGGGCCGCGCCGCCACGGTGCTGGACATCACCCAGCGGCGCCAGGCGGAGACCGAGCGGCAGCGGCTGCTGGCCACCATTGAAGCGGAGCGCTCGCGGCTGTCGGCGGTGTTGGACCAGCTGCCCGCGGGCGTGCTCATCGCGGAGGCCCCCAGCGGCCGGCTGCTGCTGGGCAACCGCGCGCTGGAGTCGCTGCTGGGTCAGCCCTTCCGGCCTGCCTCCAGCCTGGCGGACTACGACGCGGCCCACCAGATGTTCGGCGCGGACAGCCAGCTGCTGCCGGACGACGCATGGCCCATGGCGCGCGCGCTGCGCACCGGGGAGACGCGCACGGCGGAGCCCTTCCAGGTGCGGCGGCCGGACGGCACCACCGCGCACCTGCTGGGCTCCAGCGCGCCCGTGCGGGACTCCGCGGGCCACATCGTCGCGGGGGTCGTCACCCTGGTGGACGTCACCGAGCGCCGGCGCGCGGAGGAGGCGGCGCGCGAGGCGGCGCTGTTCGGCGAGCGGTTCATCGCCATCGTCAGCCACGACCTGCGCAACCCCCTCAACGCCATCCAGCTGTCCGCGACGAAGCTGCTGCACGGCGACGCGCTCCCGGAGCGCGACCGCAAGGCGGTGTCCCGCATCGCCCGCTCCGGCGAGCGGATGGCGCGGATGATCTCCGAGCTGCTGGACTTCACCCGCAGCCGGCTGGGCGGCGGCATCCCCATCGAGCGGGTGCCCGGTGACGTGCGCGCGGTGGTGCGCCAGGCGGTGGACGAGCTGGAGGCCGCGTGGCCGGAGCGCACGCTCACGCTCCAGGTGGGCACCGGCCGCTTCGACGGCGCCTGGGACGCGGACCGGCTGCTCCAGGTGGTGAGCAACCTGGGGGGCAACGCGCTCCAGTACAGCCCGCCGGACTCGCCGGTCCGCTTCACGCTGACGGACCAGGGAGAAGGGGTGTCGCTGGAGGTGCAGAACAGCGGCACGCCCATCCCGCCGGACGTGCTGCCCCACCTGTTCAACCCCTTCCGGCGCGGCGGCGGCGGCAACACGCACGGCGGCCTGGGCCTGGGGCTCTACATCGTCGAACAGGTGGTGAAGGGCCACGGCGGGCGCATCGAGGTGCGCTCCCGCGCTCCGGAGGGCACCGTGTTCCGCGTGCTGCTGCCGCGCGGCGCCAACCCTCCGGCGCCCTAG
- a CDS encoding response regulator has product MGIHHLLLVEDDQTWREGVGRAAREAGFVVSLVSDGAEALNWLRHRPRAQHPDLVLLDLMLPRVDGWELYGRLRTDARLRHLSVMMMSSASGPPEVSLGGVVGFLRKPVRPETLVSDLTERLRELPPRKPEPPRLPYTLRLPDESLYSLHALPDAIRHAVRVHLLRAAELAATELPLASSWLMALHSEQPSLLVTVEGVRVVLEVDDAACALTASIVIVPSHLRCA; this is encoded by the coding sequence ATGGGCATCCACCACCTGCTGCTCGTCGAGGATGACCAGACGTGGCGGGAAGGCGTGGGTCGGGCGGCGCGCGAAGCGGGCTTCGTGGTGTCGCTCGTGTCGGACGGCGCGGAGGCGTTGAACTGGCTGCGCCACCGGCCGCGGGCCCAGCACCCGGACCTGGTCCTGTTGGACTTGATGCTGCCCCGCGTGGACGGGTGGGAGCTGTACGGGCGGCTGCGCACGGACGCGCGGCTGCGGCACCTGTCGGTGATGATGATGTCCAGCGCCAGCGGTCCACCGGAGGTGTCCCTGGGCGGGGTGGTGGGCTTCCTGCGCAAGCCGGTGCGGCCGGAGACGCTGGTGTCGGACCTGACGGAGCGGCTGCGGGAGCTGCCCCCTCGGAAGCCGGAGCCGCCGCGCCTGCCGTACACGCTGCGGCTGCCGGATGAATCGCTCTACTCGCTGCATGCGCTGCCGGACGCCATCCGCCACGCGGTGCGCGTGCACCTGCTGCGCGCCGCGGAGCTGGCGGCCACGGAGCTGCCCCTGGCGTCGTCCTGGCTGATGGCGCTGCACAGCGAGCAGCCCTCGCTGCTGGTGACGGTGGAGGGCGTGCGGGTGGTGCTGGAGGTGGACGACGCCGCGTGCGCGCTGACCGCGAGCATCGTCATCGTCCCCAGCCACCTGCGCTGCGCCTGA